The Niastella koreensis GR20-10 genome includes a window with the following:
- a CDS encoding alpha/beta fold hydrolase, which translates to MNLLKTRTPLRSVLLVAIMFASFVSNAQQTKPSGSGYASVNGGKVYYEVYGEGKPLVLLHVP; encoded by the coding sequence ATGAATCTACTCAAAACACGTACGCCACTCAGATCGGTACTACTGGTTGCAATTATGTTTGCCTCCTTCGTTTCAAACGCACAACAAACCAAACCTTCCGGCAGTGGTTACGCATCTGTTAATGGCGGTAAAGTGTATTACGAAGTATATGGTGAGGGTAAGCCGCTTGTTTTATTGCATGTGCCGTAG
- a CDS encoding alpha/beta hydrolase has translation MIAFAGVPFDLGDANIAKITAPVLLISGDNDGLDKIELIKTYKLLGGTVCADFVGMPKSQLAIVPSQSHVSLMMQTTTILTCLNGFLK, from the coding sequence ATGATTGCCTTTGCCGGCGTGCCCTTTGACCTGGGTGATGCCAATATTGCAAAGATCACTGCACCCGTATTACTGATCTCCGGCGACAATGACGGGCTGGATAAAATTGAACTGATAAAAACATATAAGCTATTGGGTGGTACGGTATGTGCTGATTTTGTAGGAATGCCAAAATCGCAGCTGGCCATTGTTCCATCACAAAGCCATGTGAGCCTGATGATGCAGACAACGACAATTTTAACCTGCCTGAACGGTTTTTTAAAGTAG